aatataaattgtgTTTTGACATTGAGATTAGTAGAGTTtggcaaaattttgtttactttcgaAGAGAATGCATTTGAAGAGGGTTGCCAGCTCtgtttttaatgcttttgaCATTACAGGCTGTAAATTGCTCTATTGTAAACAATTATGTTagataaaataattgcaattttgtttaaagaaaatcttcgcaaaataatttatttaaattaccgATGATAAAGTACAAATTTCCCTTAGACCTTTAATAAGTGATCGCGACCAACGtgtattgaaaaatgttttgagTTCTTATAATCTTCATAGCATACAGATTTTAGCTACTTTCTATGCTTTGCCGCGTGAATGAAACACCTGCCTTATTTTGGCGCTTCATTTCATTATATTGACAGACTCTGAAAGAATCGGGACTTACGAATTATGTTAACGAGTTTTATCAGTTGAGTCGATTTAGTCATTGATCACTAGATCAAAAATAGGAAATGAATGTGCTATATACGAATATTGTACTTGTGCTGTTAATTACGTTGACCAtgggttttaattaattttaaaattcttctaCAAAATAAGCTGTAAACTTCTCGttcatttaaaattagtttaaacgtCTTTTTTATTCATTGTAGTGTTCAGATTATAtggttttgtatatttatacagtatattaaatttcaaagttCTACTAAAATACAAATTAGGAGAAAAAATTATAACGATTTGATTATAACTAGACAGATGTTTAATAAAATCCCATGCAATTAATTTGACAAGGACGTTGTGTCCCTACAAAAACGATGCAATCTGATAAGTGGATCGAATATCTTTTCTAGCATTAGAACAGCAGGAATGCATGGTAAACATAACGTGAACATCATCAAACAACCgatgtataaaatttgaaagccAATCATCGCTACGTATACTTATGACTAAGCATTTCTTTGTAGCCTTATTCACCGGACTTTCGTTTCGAAGCTAACAAATTAACTGCTGTTATTGCATCCGGAAATAGAGAGTGGTAATTCAGTAATGGTACATAGGCTGCGGTAATGACACGACCAGCAAACCAGCGTCCATGCAAAGCATTTACTGCCAGCACAGCGGTGGTTATGCTTGGACATTTTACATAGACATTTCCCGTTGGTGAAGCcttatcaacaaaaatatgtagtaCGCCGCCATGTTTTGAACATTCATCAATGACATCGTCACGTATTTCACTATCCCATGCCGGATTATTTTCTGTGCGGGGATCAAACATATTGGATAGCATGAAGCATTGTGTAGCTATGGCCGGAGTTTGAGTCTGAGTCTGAATTGGTGCTGGTTGTGGTGCAGTGGCTAGTAATGCGTTGGCTGCAGCTTGTGGCACTGCCAAGCCAGCACCCTCAGCTAATTTAAACATCAGCTGCAATCGGCCAGTGGCACCGAGGTCTATGCCGCTGCGATCCATTTCATCCGTATCCAAAGAAGACGTGTTCATATCTAAACGTTCAGTCACATTTCCCACCTTCATGGGTCGCCCGGCCAATTCGAATCCGTTTAACTGTTCTAAAGCTTTTTTTGCATCATCCGCATTATGATACTGCAATAGTCGAAAAATAGCgataaaaaaagtgattttattaacaacataaaattttactagaatatatataaagtaccgTAATAAATCCGTATCCTTTAGATCGACCAGTCTCAGTATCCATAATTAATTGTATGGAGTCTATTTTTCCAAATGGTTCGAATATACCCTTAAGCATATCTTCAGTAATGTTAAAATGCAACGATCCCACATATAATCGCATTGGTCCAGTGTGATTTTTAGGTGTGAATGTGGGTACAGCATTTGCAATACGATTTTTTTCAGCCTGTGTATGTTGAACAGAAATTGGAATGCCCAGTAGTTTTTGACCCGACAACCCCAGTGCTAGTGCAACCGATTCTGGGTCTTTAAATTCAATGTATGCTATACCTTTGAaccgttttgttttgttgcaggTTATTAAGCGAACATCTCGCACTTTTCCGACACTTGAGAAGAATTCTTCCAGGTCGCGGGCACGTATGCGTTGGGACAGTTGCATACAAAATACGGTGCGCGCATCCCGTTCCTCTGGACTCAGATCGGCACGAGGAGATCTGTCGCCAAGACCGTTGGGTGGTGTTCTACCGCGTCGAAATGGTCTTGGAGAGTTACTACGGCGCCTGCTACTGAAAATaatgttaattaatattatatatttgatatacgcatatatatatttaatttataccttCTTTCTCTTGAGTTTGAACCAAATCCAGGTCGATCAACTTTATATTCACGAATTGGGCTTAACTTTTTATCTCTAGAGGGTCGATCCCGCGTTGGGGAACGTGTACGTCGTCGTTCAGAGCGTGGTCTACTACCACGTCTTTCTCGAGAACGACGATCAGGTTCTCGTGACCGACTACTGCGGCGTTTGTCTTTGGACCGACTACGGCGTTTCTCAGCATCACGATCACGTTGCCGATCACGATCGCGGTCTTGTGATCCGTAACGTCGTTCGCGTTCGCCATTACGTTCCCGATCACGTACGCGATCTTTATCACGAGTGCGATCTCTATCTCTTGAGTAACGACTTTCGTCTCTATCGCGATGACGATCACGGTCCTTTGATTTGCGTCCCTTGCGATTATCTGTAGTACGTGGTGAACCCGAACGACTTCtaaaaatttagacaaaataTATTATGCAATCAGTTGAAAATTAATGTAACTTACCTTGAATAATGCTTGCGTCCATTCAAATGTACTGAAGATGAAGATTTGCTTCCACCCTTGCCACTGCTACTCTCCTCATGTTCTCTGTATGGTGACTTGCGGCTGCTGGCATCGTGGTCTCCCCGACTGGCTGCAttctattttacatatatttataggaGAAGGAAGTGTGGTAGGACGCAATTGACGTGCAAGTTGCGGTTTGCCGTCAATCGAATTTGGTTCGTTAAAAATTTGATGTTGAGCGAATGAGAGAAAGCAAATCAAAGGAATTAGTTAGATctttttttctatgaaaacataaattatttttttgtttaatttgcaGCAATGGGCTTAATTTGATGGCTAATATCCCACCACTCATTCGTCCATTGCTTCAGTCATTtacatttggtttttatgtattatgatttttatttttttcatttgtttttattataaatatgattttattcatttaattgtttGATGTAGCATCTTTCTATTGCAATATACACTCTTGTTTATTGGCTTGCTTCAGAATATTGAGTGGAACCTTCGCTCCGCAGCGAAATATCTCACAAATATATTCTCATGCAATTTGCTCAAGCATTCGATTTCGATTCGAAAAGTTGAAGTGGTATTTTATTGTCATATTTTGGGGTGAAGTAGGTAGGTGGTAGATAATGTGAATTGGTTTTGCCCTTCAAAATCCTGTTTGTTTAAGACAAGTGCTGCCACACAGACGCAAATATGTACGAGATTATCTGAAATTTAGTTCAC
This portion of the Zeugodacus cucurbitae isolate PBARC_wt_2022May chromosome 3, idZeuCucr1.2, whole genome shotgun sequence genome encodes:
- the LOC105217457 gene encoding RNA-binding protein 39 isoform X2, with protein sequence MAEDFDVEAMLEAPYIKNNAASRGDHDASSRKSPYREHEESSSGKGGSKSSSSVHLNGRKHYSRSRSGSPRTTDNRKGRKSKDRDRHRDRDESRYSRDRDRTRDKDRVRDRERNGERERRYGSQDRDRDRQRDRDAEKRRSRSKDKRRSSRSREPDRRSRERRGSRPRSERRRTRSPTRDRPSRDKKLSPIREYKVDRPGFGSNSRERSRRRSNSPRPFRRGRTPPNGLGDRSPRADLSPEERDARTVFCMQLSQRIRARDLEEFFSSVGKVRDVRLITCNKTKRFKGIAYIEFKDPESVALALGLSGQKLLGIPISVQHTQAEKNRIANAVPTFTPKNHTGPMRLYVGSLHFNITEDMLKGIFEPFGKIDSIQLIMDTETGRSKGYGFITYHNADDAKKALEQLNGFELAGRPMKVGNVTERLDMNTSSLDTDEMDRSGIDLGATGRLQLMFKLAEGAGLAVPQAAANALLATAPQPAPIQTQTQTPAIATQCFMLSNMFDPRTENNPAWDSEIRDDVIDECSKHGGVLHIFVDKASPTGNVYVKCPSITTAVLAVNALHGRWFAGRVITAAYVPLLNYHSLFPDAITAVNLLASKRKSGE
- the LOC105217457 gene encoding RNA-binding protein 39 isoform X1; the encoded protein is MAEDFDVEAMLEAPYIKNNAASRGDHDASSRKSPYREHEESSSGKGGSKSSSSVHLNGRKHYSRSRSGSPRTTDNRKGRKSKDRDRHRDRDESRYSRDRDRTRDKDRVRDRERNGERERRYGSQDRDRDRQRDRDAEKRRSRSKDKRRSSRSREPDRRSRERRGSRPRSERRRTRSPTRDRPSRDKKLSPIREYKVDRPGFGSNSRERSSRRRSNSPRPFRRGRTPPNGLGDRSPRADLSPEERDARTVFCMQLSQRIRARDLEEFFSSVGKVRDVRLITCNKTKRFKGIAYIEFKDPESVALALGLSGQKLLGIPISVQHTQAEKNRIANAVPTFTPKNHTGPMRLYVGSLHFNITEDMLKGIFEPFGKIDSIQLIMDTETGRSKGYGFITYHNADDAKKALEQLNGFELAGRPMKVGNVTERLDMNTSSLDTDEMDRSGIDLGATGRLQLMFKLAEGAGLAVPQAAANALLATAPQPAPIQTQTQTPAIATQCFMLSNMFDPRTENNPAWDSEIRDDVIDECSKHGGVLHIFVDKASPTGNVYVKCPSITTAVLAVNALHGRWFAGRVITAAYVPLLNYHSLFPDAITAVNLLASKRKSGE